The Lepeophtheirus salmonis chromosome 3, UVic_Lsal_1.4, whole genome shotgun sequence genomic interval TCACGGAACCATCAGTGATATTGGCGAATCGTTCAACAATTAATCGATCACCAGCCATTTCAGCTAACCAATCATCATAACTTCCTTCTGTCCAATATTTAGGATCATCCTTGTTTGTGATGGAAAAGACACCGATCTCGTGTCCTCGTCTGTTGAGTTCCTGAATTGAGGAATAGTTGCTATATTTGTGAGAAATGTAAAATGTTCCTCTGAGACGGCAACCATTGGGATTTTGTCTCTCTCCGTTGAAGATTCTGTTGTACAAACCAATGTTGTCCGTATTGACAGCACCATTGAATGTGATGGTGATCATTTGAGGGACTTGTGCAGGATCAATGTTTCCTGGAACAAGGGTACCATCAGGGGAGCAATAACAATCTGGTAACTGACATTGACTCAAATCACAGTCTGGGGCTCTATTGGGATCTTGTTCGACAGAACATGCATTTTCGTCAGATCCATCCGCACAATCTGGACGTTCATCGCAGAACAGACTTTTATCGATACATTCTCCATTACCACATTGTAATTGTTCATCTGGACAAACAGGTTCGTCAGTTTTCAAGTTAGGAAGAACTCTACGTGGCTCTAAAAAGTATTAGGATTACATTTATGACGTTCCTtgatgaaaaagtaaattaacttACTGGATAACTTGTCGCAGTTATCGACTTTCGCCTTCCAGTCACAAGTTTGCTTGAATATATCAAAAGCCAAACCTGCAGGGCAACGGACTGCAGCCAACCGAATGGTGCCAGCTAAGCCGGCTCTATCACATCTACAtaacaataaaagttattattaaaaatatgaaggaCAAATAAGGTAAAGTTAATGTTAAGTACCTCACAACATCACGGCAATCTCCCTCTGTTGTCAATCGAAAATATTCTTCAGACAAACGATCTTTGCACAGTTCCTCAGGGGATAAGTTCAAAAGCTCATCGTCCGTCAATTGACGTTTATATCTGTGTAGAGAATCGCTCAcgactataataaaaaaattaaaaaaatgagtagagTTTGACAATAGTATCACTCTCatttatcaatgattttatCCAAGTTAGTTCGAGGGAGGGGGGAGAAATGGAAAGACGACTtgatatatatctacatataaagtTTTCAGGGTTAAACTTTCTCTTagagaaataatgaaataggatccattttgaaatcttttttttttttttctcatcttagaagaaaaagaaaatactcaaaaatcaTTATTGTCTTTCATGAgtgaaagtttcaaaataaattgaaccttcatcaagaaagagagagaaaagggAGGAACAAATTACTTCCTGATTGATATAAGGGAAGTAAAGTAACCACAAATCATACCTTTTCTTCTGTGGTTACTCCTTTAGGAACGAACTATTCACTTATGTAATTAACTAAGGGGGAAAAAAGGATTGGTACTCAAACCATTTCCTTAAaagtgaagaataaaaaaataaagaacaggCGGAGCAGCACTTGACCACAGCCTGGAAAAGCCCATCACAGCTGATGCCGGCCGGCTCGATTATCATACATAACTTTCAATTAATCCAGTAGATTGATCTACCA includes:
- the verm gene encoding chitin deacetylase 1; translated protein: MRTGALIIVFIAGSVVSDSLHRYKRQLTDDELLNLSPEELCKDRLSEEYFRLTTEGDCRDVVRCDRAGLAGTIRLAAVRCPAGLAFDIFKQTCDWKAKVDNCDKLSKPRRVLPNLKTDEPVCPDEQLQCGNGECIDKSLFCDERPDCADGSDENACSVEQDPNRAPDCDLSQCQLPDCYCSPDGTLVPGNIDPAQVPQMITITFNGAVNTDNIGLYNRIFNGERQNPNGCRLRGTFYISHKYSNYSSIQELNRRGHEIGVFSITNKDDPKYWTEGSYDDWLAEMAGDRLIVERFANITDGSVIGVRAPFLRVGGNKQFEMMADQFFVYDSSITSPLSRVPIWPYTLYYRMPHKCHGNAQNCPSRSHPVWEMVINELDRRDDPSFDENLPGCHMVSSCSNIMAPDQFARLLRHNFNRHFETNRAPLGLHFHAAWLKQNKGFVEELIKFIDEMIDRNDVYFVTMLQVIQWMQNPTELTALRDFAEWKEKCDVKGQPYCSLPNPCPLTTRELPGETLRLHTCMECPNNYPWILDPTGDGFSFK